The window TAATAAAAAACTAAAATAATAAATTGAAAAAGGATTCTATTTCAATGTTATAGAAGTAATATTTATTAAATAGGATGAGGTGGTTTGGATGAAAGGAAGGTCTTTCATAATTGGCTTTTTGATAGGTGGTGTATCTGCCGGATTGAGCACGCTGCTTTTGACACCAAAATCAGGAATGGAAACTCGTCATAGCCTGAAGGAATCAAAGGATATGGTTCTTAGTCAGCTTTATGAATTAAAGAATAATCTCTTGGAGTTAAACCAAGGAATAAAAACAGCCTCTACAGAGGGAAGTGAAACAATAAGGACCTTTTTGTCAGATATTAAAGAGACTGTTTCAAATTGGAACCAAGAAATAAAGCCCCATCAGTTGGAATTACAAAAGGAGCTGGCTGAAATTGAAAGAAGTATTCAAGAGTTAGAATCAGAATTAAGCAAAAAATAAGACTATTTTGAATAAATTTTCAAAAAATTTAAAAAATCCTTTTTAAAAAGAAGGATTTTTTTATTTTTAAATCGAAAACAAATATATTATAAAAATAGTGTTTTGTCTCATTATGTACAAATATGCCAGCACACAGCTATTCTACACAAGAATTAAAGGATATTCTAAAAATTTGGTAAATTTATATCTTTATTAATCTTTATTTTATTGGCATAATGAATATACAGATATAAAAAAAGGGTGATTAAGAGGATGGAAGAAAAAGAGTATACAGTAAAGGAAGCTCTGTTATTTAGTCAAAGAATTGGTCAACTGAGTAAGGCATTATGGAAGTCAATTGAAAAGGATTGGCAGCAATGGATAAAGCCGTATGATCTCAATATTAACGAGCATCATATTTTATGGATTGCCTACCATTTGAATGGTGCATCCATATCCGATGTTGCAAAATTTGGGGTTATGCATGTTTCAACAGCATTTAATTTTTCAAAAAAATTAGAAGAACGCGGTTTTCTGCAATTTTCTAAAAAGGAAAACGATAAGCGTAATACCTACATTCAGCTAACTGAAAAAGGGGAAAATATCTTTCTGGAGATTATGGAAGCATACGATCCAGCACAAAATGCAGCATATTCTGCCTCCCTACCTTTAAAGGATATATATGGGAAATTTCCGGAAATGTTAGAGGTAATGGCAATTGTTCGCAATATTTACGGTGATGATTTTATGGAAATTTTCGAAAAATCATTCAACAACATTGACAAAGAATTTGTAGAGGATGAAGGAAAGCTACAAAAGAAGGTCCCTCAAAAGACAGAGCTAATCTAAAACCATTATAGATACTTTTTTAACTCTGTCATTAGCGGGAGATATAGCCCTTGGGTTATACAGGCAGCAATGACATCCTCAGCAGGTAGCCCGCCGGTATGTAATTTCATAGTAAATTTAGTGAAAAGCGGATGAAAATGAACAAAACCTTCCGCTTTCTGTTCTTCTAACTCCATGCTCAGTTCGTCACAAAGTTCGAATAATTTTTGTGCCTCTTTTTCCCCAATTCCTCTTTCAATGATGAACCGATATAAGGCGTGCTTCGTAGATTGATTCATTTCTAGCAGTAAGGACTGATGATATTCAAGTCTTTTAATCCTCTCTAATAATGCAGCTAAATCCATTGTATTCCCCTCTTTAATTATGTTTTCCTATTGGGTTTCACTTCCCAGAAAGTCGATAAAATACTGCGAATAGAAGCAATTGTTTTTCCTATTGATTTTTTTCCCCTTTCGTCGTACATTAGCTTAGGAAGTTTTGTACTATATTTCTCCTCTTGGAGGCTGATTATCATGAATTGCTGGAAGGAGATTAATCTCACCAAACAATACGGCACCCAACGTGTATGCATTCTGTCTATCATAACGATGCTATTCACTTTTATTTTGCTATATGTACCCGCTAACTATTTATTTGTACCCTCGACTTTAGAGGATAATTATTTTCTTTTTTTAATCGCCGCGCTGTGGCTTATGTATCCAATCCATAAGATTATACACTTTTTCTCATTAGTACATTTAAAAAATAAAATAAAAAAAACTTTTAAAATCAAATATCTTGTAATGCCAGTTATACAAATTCAGATCATTGAACCCATTTCAAAATGGCAATACATCCTCACCTTAATTCTTCCATTTATTCTTATTAATGGATTTCTTTTTACAGCGTGCTGGATCTTTAACAATTATGTTCATTATTTTACCATTTTACTAGCATTTCATATAGGTTTATGTGTCTCTGACTTTATTTATATTAAAAATGTTTTAAAGGCACCCAATCGCGCATATATTGAAGAGAATGAGAATGGTTTTGAAATATTAGTCAATCATCCAAATCTTAACAATCACAATGAAACCTTCCTTCATTAAAGGTTTTCAATATAAATAATTATTTTAAATAAATTGCATCTATCTTTTTTTGCAATTTTTTGCTAATGTAAATATCATACTATTCCAATTAGGTAGCTTGTTAAGTATAATCTGCCTCTCAAAAGGAGGAAACCATTTATGATTTACATTTTTATTTTATTTGCTTGCTTTATTTTATTTAATATTAACAAGATGACGAACTCTCTTTGTCTGCAAAAAGAGATTCCTGAAGAAAAGCAGGCTACTGTATTTCATACGATTAATATTCTTGTTACCATTTTACTAATATCTTCCTACGTTGAAATTTTATTTGCCGTTTAACAAACTTTTCAGCTGAGTCAAACTTAAAGAGGCGGTGGGGTTATTCCTCACCGCCTTCAATTTTTGGAGTTTGAAATGATTAATCACTTGCTGTTTAGAACTAAGTTCGGCTTATAGCCAAGCAGCACCAACAATGATTAATAGAATGAAAAGAACCACGATTAACGCAAATCCTCCACCGTATCCGTAAGATTGACCCATAGTATCACCTCCTTTACTATGCTAAGTGGCCGAATGCCAGTTGGCTGCTTATATTCTTAGTAAAAGGAAGCCCCTACAATAATCAATAAAATGAACAGCACAACAATTAACGCAAAGCCATTGCTATAGTGCCCCATGATTACTTACCTCCTTTCGCTTTCGTTTTATCATATGTACGAATGGCAAATACGGGATGGTCATATACCCATTTTTTTAAAATATGCTTGTTAAATGGACTGTAATAATTTGTTCTCACTTCAATTTATGTTATAGTAAGGATTGTTGAATTATCGACTTATACTAATTTAGGAGTGTTTACACGTGAAAAAATGGATATTACCCTTAACACTAGCAGCCGGAATACTTACTTTAACTGCATGTAACGGAGGAGACTCCGCTTCGATTGCAGAAACAAAGGCTGGCGATATCACAAAGGACGAATTTTACGAAGCAATGAAAGATAGACAAGGTGAAATGGTATTACAGCAGCTCCTATACACAAAGGTACTGTCCGATAAATACAAAGTGACTGATAAAGACCTAGATGCAAAGGTTAATGAATATAAGGAACAGCTGGGTGATACCTTCTTCCTTCAATATGGCTTTCAAGATGAAGCTGAATTCAAAAAGGATGAAAATGTTAAGCTAGAGGTTCTAATTGAAAAAGCTGTCCTAAAGGATATTAAGGAAGCAGACCTTAAGAAATATTATGAGGAAAATTACAAACCTGAGATTAAAGCCCGTCATATTCTTGTTGAAGATGAAGAAAAAGCAAAAGAAGTAAAGACAAAGCTGGATGAAGGCGGAGACTTTGCGGAATTGGCAAAGGAATACTCTACTGATGGTTCAGCAGAACAAGGCGGAGATCTTGGCTGGTTTGGTCCTGGTAAAATGGTGGCAGAATTTGAAGAGGCTGCATATGCTTTAGATATTAATGAAATTAGCGAGCCTGTCCAATCACAGTTCGGATTCCATATTATTCAAGTGACTGAAAAGAAAGAAGCAGAGTCGTTTGATAAAGTGAAGGATGAAATGGAAGCTAAATACAAGGCAACCAAAATGACACAGGAAAACATTATGGATACAATCAATAAAGAAATGAAAGAAGCAGATGTAAAAATTAATGATAAGGACCTTAAAGGTATTTTAGGGGAAGATACGGCTAAAGAAGAAAAAAAATAAGTATGATTTAGCTGTCAAAAAGGGCTGGCCCAAACAGACAGGTGCCAGGCATCACCATTTACGTCTCTAATATCACTCGCGTACATCGCAGCCGATATAGATGTAAGGTGGATGCTTGACACCTTATGGGACAGCCCTCTTTATATTACCTTTTTCAACTAGTTGAATTATGAGTTTTCTGCTGTTTTTCTTCCCGCTCCTTTTCCAGCCTCTCCATATATATTTCTCCTTCTCTTTCTATTATTTCATTTTCAATCATTCTTTCTTCCCTTCCGGTTCGCACCACCATATAGGCACTTATAATAATCCCTGCAACAACAAAATAAATCCAAATTGGTATATCGATTTTTACCACCTCTTCTTCTTCGAATTTGTTGATAGTCTATTATATGGGACCAAGCCTGTTGATATGACTGCTTGGACAATAGGATATTGATTTCTGTGCAAATCAACACGATGTCAGGTAAAATGGTAAAATAGAGTTCACGAAAGTCTTTAGCTCATAGCTTACTGCTTTAACATACTTCGATTTTTCTAATAAAACTTGTAATTGGTTTGTAATGGTTTTTAATAATAGGAGTGATGTACGTGTCTGATGAATCTACTTATTTTTATGGTTTAATCCCTATTCGGTTTGAGACGTCCGAAATAGAACGGGAGCAAATACTAAAAGAGTTTCCTCCACCGCTCTTACCTGCTGGAGAAGAGAATTTCCTTTTAGAGAATGAATTAAATGGGAATCTTGTTCAGGTTCGATTGCTCCTTAATGAATATAGTGTGGAAACCACTAAGACTGGAAAACAGTACTTAAAAATCAAGCTCAGCAATAATGCAGGAACTATCAACACCAAAATGTGGGATAATCAGGGGGCTGTAGAGGCGACCATACCGTTGCTTGATGAATATTCTACTTTTGATGTAGAGGCAAAGGTAGAAGAATATAAAGGATATAAATCGTTAACAATCAACAAGCTTAGCCCCTGCACAGACGATCCGAATCCTTTCACCCTGCTTGCCTATACAAAACACAGTATCGAGGACTTAACGGTTGAACTATTTTCTTATTTAAATGAACTACAAGCTCCTTTTAAAGATATTTCTTTAGCTGCCATGCATCAGTTTTGGGATCAATTCCGCCTCCGACCTGCAGCAAAGGGGCATCATCATAATTATTTAGGGGGATTACTTAAGCACACGGTTGGATTAATGAGATTTGCTCGCTTTATTTTGAAGTTTGAGGATAATCATTATCAGGCTGTCATAAAGCTGATCAATCATGTTGAGAAAGCCCATAAAAGGGATATCTGGAATCAAATACAAACCGCCACCCCAAATCCACAGCAGCTCGTCTGGAAGGAAACGATAGATCATTTATATTCCATGCTCTATGGCATGATGGGCCATATGGAGAAAGAGCCTAAGTATGATTTAATCATGACGAGTATCTTATTTCATGATATTGGAAAGCTCTTAGAATATGACCATGCCGGAAAGAACTATGAGGAATTTAAATATTTATTTCCAACTGCAGATCCATCGGGACTTGCAAACCGTAAACAAACCGGAATTAAAATGGATGAATTAGGTGTGATGATCGGACATATTCCCTACGGTGTCCTTATGCTATCTAAAATCATTGAATCAGAAGGAATTCCAGTTTCCCTCGAGGATGTTCATCACATGTCACACTGCATTTTATGTCATCATGGTCTGCCTGAATGGGGCTCTTGTATTCGAAGCCCTCAAACAATTGAAGGCTATATGATTCATATTGTCGACTATCTCGACAGCAGATATGAGAATACAGTCGAAATAAAATAAACGATGAGACCACTTGATCTCATCGTTTATTTCAATTCAACTGTATTATGTTTATTTAAGTAAGCAATCTCCTTCTCTTGAAAATAAGCGAGCAAATGCTCATGACAGGTAAAAAATAAAAGCTGATAATCCTTTAGCTGTTTGAGCAGGTCAATAACTCTGCTTGTTCTCTCTCTATCAAAGTTTACAAAGCTGTCATCAATAATAATAGGGAATTTATATTTCTCATAAACAGTTAAAGCAATCGCAAGCCTTAACGATACATAGATTTGTTCAGTTGTTGCTTGACTAAGCTCATTTGCATCATAAAGAAGCTGCTCCTTACTCTCTATGAAAAATCCGCTGCCTTCCTGTTTCGGTATAATCCGGATATATCTATTATCCGTTAAAAATTGCAAATATTCTTCTGCCAGTCTAAGCATTTTCGGTAGTCGTTCCTGTTTATATTGATTGACTGTTTTCTGAAGGAGCTCTCTAGCCGCGGCAAATTTTGCCCACTCTCTTGCCTCTTCTTCAAATTCTGACTTTAACTGCCTAAAACGATGAAGAAGCTCGGCATAGCTTCCACCCTCCTCCAGCATTTGAATTTGATATTTTATGGCTGCAAATTCCTCTTGTAACTGTGCAAGTTCTCCCTCATGCATTTCCCTTTTATGTAATACTTCTAGAATAGATTCTTCTACAGGTCTTTCAGAAAAACGCTCTGCTTCCTTTTCAGTAAAGGAGGAAAGCTTCAGCTGTAATTTTATATGGTTCAATTCCTCAAGCAACTTTGATTTCTCAGCAGATTTCCGGGCAAGCTCTCTGAAATGCTGTTCACTATTTGCTGAAGCAGAGGACAAAAGAGCAGACATTTCCGAGCCGAGTCTATCCCATTCCAGCTGATAGACTTGATACTCATCCTGAAGCATTTCCAGCTGATGGGCTTTTTCCTTAAATTTTATCTGTTTATCTAGTTCTTCCCGTAAAGCTCTCTTAAGACTTTGAACTGCCTCCTGAAACGACAACTCGTCATCCTCTATAAACTCCTCCATTAGCCCTCGTATTGGCGCTAATCGCTCCTCTATGGCAATTTTATTTGCAGCATATTGTTCATTAATAAATCTCTGCTCTTGGTATAGTCGTTTTAATCCGTCTATTAACTCAAAAGCATCATATAAATAATGAAGCGCCATTTCTCGTGGAAGCCTCAGCTCCTCTCCAACTGTCTGCAATTCCTTATTCAGTTGTAAGGAAGCCTTTTCCCACGCTTCATATCGATCTATCACTTGATCATAAAGCTCCTGCTGCCTATTAATCATAGTTTTTAATTGATTGAACTGCTCACGAAGCTTTTGGTCCCTTTCTAGCTTTTGTTCCATCAACTCAATATGTTTCATTGGATGTCTTAAGTCATTTTCTAATTGCTGCTTTTTCGTCTGAAGCTGCTTTATTTCTGTCTGCAACAAAGGTTCGGAAGCTGATAAAACCTTCACATAAGAAAAGATAGCGAATGCTGCTCCCGCTCCTCCTGCTAGAATCAGTATCATATGATCCGAAAATATTCCCCATCCACAAAGAATCAAAAAGAGAATAGCAAATAGGAGGTATTGCAGGCGATCGCGCTTCATCTTGGTAGCTGAATTCTGTAAGGCATTCGTTAGTAATGCTAATCGATTCTTCACCTCATCATATTTCTCGTTCAAGCGATCTCTTGAAGCAAACGACACCTGTTCCTGCAGTTTTTTTCTTTCTGTTTCTGGGAGTAATTCATCCTTGAGGAATCTCTCCTTTGCTTCCAGCTCCTCTAACTGCCTTGTTTCTTCCTGGAATCTTTCATCTAGCTCCTGCTTTTTTTCTGTTAATCGTTTTTGTTTTGCATGCAATGCAGCTGTTTTTTCCTTCATGAATACACTTGTGTTCATTGAACCTACTTCATCAGCCGTTAGAGACAAATGCATTTTATTCTGAAAAAGATTAATTTCTTCTTCAAGCTTATTCAGCTTAACCTGAAGTTGAATATTTTCCTGCTCCCATTTCTCAATAAGTGGTATATTCTCAATTGCCTTCATCAATTCATTTTCTTTTTCAATCAAAGGAACATTAGGATTCAAGGAATGTAAGTCTTCCTTTAAACGCTCTATGCGCTGCTGTAATGTTACTCTTTTCCGCTCTAGCTCCTGCTCAAATTGCTTTAGGCGTTCAAGCTCTTCAAGCCCCTTATCTGGAAATTCACCGACATGATAAGGAGAAAGCTCCTGTTGAAGCTGCTTTTCCTTTTGCAGGAGCGGTAGAACCTTCTTCCATTCTTCCAATCTTGTGTGTTGGGCAGAAAAGGAGATTAGCTCTGACTTAAGCTCACGTATCCTATTCTCAAGCATATCTCTTTTATGGAGGAGACTTGTATACTGCTCATTGTTTTCCTCTTGCTTTCGTAATTCACTTCTCAGTCCACGAAGCTCCTTCAGCTTGCTGTTTAGCTTCGGATTTCTTCCATTAGGTTTAAAGCGGCTATCCAATTCCTTCATCAGCTCATTCTCAGCCTTTAACAAAACGTCTGAACCAATTGTTCCTGTAGAAAATAAAAAGCGGCCAAGCTCGTCACCCTTCATTTGATGGACATTTTGTAGCCCTTGCAGGTTAAAGGAAAAGATAGCTTGATATAACTGCTTATCAATCGATAATAGCAGCTCCTTCAGGAGATCCTCCCCGCCAATCATTCCATTTTCAAGCCTAACAACTACATCACCAGCGGCTTTCCCCTTCACTCTTTCGATAACGACTCTTCCTTTATTCGGAATTAAAACGGTAAGCTGACCTCCATATTTTGCACCCTTTTTTGGTTCATACCGAAGCTCAGATTGCTGTTTAGTAGGAAAGCCAAATAATATACTATGTATGAATGACATGATGGTAGATTTCCCGGCCTCATTTTCACCGAAGAACACCTGCCGTTCCAGAATGTTGGTAAACTTCACATTTTCAAATTTCCCATACCCATAAATATAAATCTCAATAATTTTCATGCTGCTTCACCTCCTATTTTTTATGGATTAAATCTAGTAGCGTATTTAATGCTTGCTGTTGAAGCTCAAGCTTCTCCTTATCAGACAAGGACAGTAAGAATTTAGCTGCTGTAGGATGATTATATAATGGCGAAATACTATCTTGGATGTTCTCAAGATTATCTGCTGCACGAAACAGCTCTAAATAGAAATCAGACTCCTTTTCTAGCTTGCTTCGATTCCAAGATATAGATTGTTCAACCTCTATTTTAATCGGCCAGACAAAAGAATCCTCTTCTCCTTCTTCCTCCTGAAGCGCCTGTAGGAGATCCCCGTTAAAAACACTTGTTAATTCCTTATCATCTAAACGAATATTGCGTAATGTTATCGATAGGAGGACTCCCTTTCCCAGCTTGCGCTTTTCCTCCATTGCTCTTTGACATAAAACATATAAATCTTGAAATTGCTTAACTTCTTGTCCATCCACTTTCAGATGCTCCCACTGGATTACTGCCGTTTCAATAAATTCAAGCTTAGTGTCAGCTTGATTCATGGTCACAAGGTAACAACCTTTTTCACCTGTTTCTTTTTTGTTACGACCTTGTATATTTCCCGGGTAAAGGATATATGGATTCTCGTGCAAAATAGATCTCTTATGAATATGGCCTAATGCCCAGTAGTCAAATCTCTTGTCAATCAGTTCCTTTAAACGAAAGGGTGCATATGGTTGATGCTCACTAGAGCCTTCGAAATGACCATGTAGGATCCCGATATGAAAATCAGCCATATCCTTTTTAACATATTCAGGAAGCCTATTTTCATTTATATGCCGTTTTTCATAGCTGAACCCGTATAAATATACTGTTGTATTTGGCTTTGTAAATTCTTTTACTTCTACATGCTCACCAAAAATATGGACATTTGCCGGCATATCCAAATGGATCCATGAGCCATTCAAATGATCATGGTTTCCATGTATAATATAGACAGAGATTCTATGTGCCTCAAGCCTCTCCATTTCCTTCCGCAGCCTCGTTTGTGCACGTACACTTCTATCCTGCTCATCAAATAAATCTCCTGCGAGAATGACAAAATCAACCTGATGCTCAATCGCAGTATCGGTAATTTTCCTTAACGCTTCAAATGTACTGTCCTTTAGCACCGTAAAGATTTCCTTAGGCAATTGCGAAAGCCCTGTCATAGGACTGTCCAAATGCAAATCTGCTGCATGGATGAATTTTATTTCCTTCATATTTTAATCTCCACTCATCATTTCTTTTTTATAGTCATATATTTTCATTTTACCATTCCTAAAAAGCGAATGCACGTTCTGCATAAATCACCTAAAAAAGAGACCTGCTTTCTATAACAAGCAGGTCTCTTTTTAATCATCATGTTAATCATTCTTGGTTAACTGAAGAGCTTTTTTGATATCCTTAAAGGAGTTTGATTTTCCGTACATTAAAACCCCACCTTTATACACTCTGGCTCCAAATACAGCCAAAAGAATAATGGAGACTAGCAGAATAACCATGCCGATCATTGGCTCCCATATTGGGATTTCAAGCATGCCAACTCTCATAAACATGAGCATTGGTGTAAAGAATGGAATATAGGATGTGATAGTGATAAAAGTAGTATCCGGTTGATTTAAACCAAACATCGCAATCATAAAGCCTGCCGCGATAATAAAGGTCATTGGCGTAATCATCTGCTGAACATCTTCAATTCTGCTGACGAGCGAACCAAGAAAAGCAGCAAGTGTCGCATAAAGAAAATAGCCGAGTAAAAAGAACACAAGCGCATAAATAATCGTTGAAAGCGGTATGTTTTGAAAGCCAAGAAATTCGAAAAAACCACCCTGCAGCGATTGAAGATTTTGTTTGATGAAATAATAGCCAACAGCTAAAAGAACGGCCATTTGTGTCAAGCTTAACAGGGCAATACCGAGAATTTTACCAAACATTTGTTTTATCGGAGATACACTGGAAATGAGAATTTCCATGACCCTCGAGGATTTCTCTGTTGCCACCTCCATCGCAATCATGTTTGCATACATGATAACGGCAAAATAAATGACAAATAAGATAACATAGACAAGACCTCGTGCCTGACTTAACTCTTCCTGGGTTTTGGCATTTTCCTTTAAGGCAACTCTGTCAAATGTGACAGGTTCAGATAATTTAGCAAGCTGCTCTGGAGTTAATTGTAATTGAGCTGCTGCCATTTGGGCCTTAATTTGTTGTAACGAATTCTGTATATCAGCCGGAATTCCATAATCAGCCACACTTAAAGATTTATAAACCGCACTTGGTAACTGTGACTCATCAAGCTTAAGAATTAATAATCCCTTATATTCGCCTTCTTCTACATCATTTTCAGCGCTTTTCTCCGATTCAGAATAGGCCTCCAATCTTAACTCATCATTAACTACTTGAAGCTGTGCTTCAACTAATGAGAATAGCTCTCCTGTTTCATCGATAACAGCAATCTTTTGATTCTCATTTCCTTTATTGAAGAGATCAATAATGTTCGTCATGTTCGTTAATGCAACTAATATAAGTGCCGTAATCAAGGTAGTGATGATAAACGATTTTGTTTTTAATTTGCTTAGATACGTATGAAAAAGAATAATCCAAAATCTATTCATAGGAAGCACCTACCTTTTCAATAAATATATCATTCAACGAAGGCTCCTCTAAGACAAATTTTGAAATAAAGCCTTTATCGTAGATGCTGCTTAGGATTCGCTTTACCGTAACTTCCTCATCCTCAATTTGTAATATCATTCCTTCAGGAGTTTTTTTCGCATTTTTCACACCTGGAAATGTGACTAAGTCCTCGAGATTAAAATCAGCATGGATTACTAGATTCTTTTTCCCATAAGCCCTTTTGATATCCCGAAGCGAGCCTTGAACAACCGGCTTGCCTTTATGTAAAATACAAAGGTGCTCACACATTTCCTCAACATGCTCCATCCGATGGCTTGAAAAGACAATCGTTGTCCCGTTTTCCTTTAACTCAAGAACTGCTTCCTTCAATTGTTCAACGTTAACGGGATCCAAACCACTAAATGGCTCATCTAGAATTAATAATTTGGGCTTGTGAATAACAGAAGCAATAAATTGGATTTTTTGTTGATTTCCTTTAGACAGCTCATCAACCTTTTTGTCAGCGTATTCAGGTACTTTAAATCTAGAAAGCCAATACTCCAATTCCTGTAAGGCCTCCTTTTTCGCCATTCCACGCAGTCTTGCTAAATAAACCATTTGATCTCGTACTTTCAGCTTGGGGTATAACCCTCTTTCTTCAGGTAAATAACCAATTAGCGGGCTTGTCGAATAATCTATTTCCTTTCCATCCCATGTGACCGATCCGCTGCTCGCCTTTAAGATACCTAAAATCATTCGAAAGGTTGTCGTTTTCCCTGCTCCATTTGCACCTAGAAACCCATACATTTCTTTTTCGGGAATCGTCAAGGTTAATTGATCCACTGCCGTGAAATTCCCAAATCTCTTTGTCACGTTATGTAGCTGTAATACCATGTGGCCAGCCTCCTTTACATATATACTTATTACGTTTATGAAGAAAAAAGGTTTCGTATTGTATGAAATTTCACATTAAAATAAAGAGTTTGCCTTTTATTGAGCAGTATGCGAAAATTTAATTATCAGAATATTTCGCAGAGGTGATAAAGGATGAAAAAGTACAAATTGACGGCATTTTCCCCTACGGGAGAGAAGCTTCTTGATGAAACCTTTGAAGCGAAGGATGATGTTAAAGCAAAATTACTAGCAGAGCAAATACTGCAAGAAAAAAATTTAAGCAATCAAACACATAGATGTACTTCATCAAGTGGAAGACTTCTATTATTTCATTCATAGCAGACAACCTTTGCCTTAGTTGGCAAAGGTTGTTTTTACATGAAACAGCTCAGAAAGCGCATTAATCTTTTCTCTTGTATAGGTTTCGTAATTTTCATTAAAGGTTTTTGGATCCTTTGGATTTGCAAAACGAGTAATTTTTCCCGTATTTGGATCCACTAATTTACTCGACGCTCCGCAGCCAAGCCCAATAATCGTTTGCTGCTCTTCCATAATCATAATGTTGTAAATGCTTTCCTGTCCTTTTAATGAATATCCAACATTCTCTAAGTTCCCTAATATATTTTTCTGCCTGTATAAATAATATGGATAATAATCATGTTCCTTTGTCCAGTTTTCTGCCAGCTCCATCATTTTACTAATTTCCTGACGGTCTGCTACCTTATATTTTTCTTTATTTTTGGTCATCTCTGAGGCTCTTTTAAAGGACAAGGTATGGACGGTTAAGGATTCTGGCATCAGCTTCTCCGTTTCATTCAGAGTATGAGTAAACTCCTGTTCACCTTCTCCTGGAAGTCCAATAATTAAGTCCATATTAATATTATTCATTCCCATCGAACGAGCTAAATGGAACTTTTCAACCGTCTCCTCTACACTATGATGACGACCGATTGCCTTCAGTGTTTCCTGAATATACGATTGAGGGTTTATACTAATACGGTCAATATTCCACTTCTTCAGCACATTTAGCTTTTCCTCTGTAATCGTATCGGGTCTCCCAGCTTCCACTGTAATTTCCCTAACCTTATTGACGTTCGGGAAGGAAGCATACATTTCTTCATATAACATATCCATTTCTTCAGCTGTAATACTAGTCGGTGTACCGCCGCCAAAATAAATAGTTGTTACATTAATATTGTGTGCCTTTAACCATTGACCGACCTCTCTCATTTCAT of the Bacillus tuaregi genome contains:
- a CDS encoding HD domain-containing protein is translated as MYVSDESTYFYGLIPIRFETSEIEREQILKEFPPPLLPAGEENFLLENELNGNLVQVRLLLNEYSVETTKTGKQYLKIKLSNNAGTINTKMWDNQGAVEATIPLLDEYSTFDVEAKVEEYKGYKSLTINKLSPCTDDPNPFTLLAYTKHSIEDLTVELFSYLNELQAPFKDISLAAMHQFWDQFRLRPAAKGHHHNYLGGLLKHTVGLMRFARFILKFEDNHYQAVIKLINHVEKAHKRDIWNQIQTATPNPQQLVWKETIDHLYSMLYGMMGHMEKEPKYDLIMTSILFHDIGKLLEYDHAGKNYEEFKYLFPTADPSGLANRKQTGIKMDELGVMIGHIPYGVLMLSKIIESEGIPVSLEDVHHMSHCILCHHGLPEWGSCIRSPQTIEGYMIHIVDYLDSRYENTVEIK
- a CDS encoding YjcZ family sporulation protein — encoded protein: MGHYSNGFALIVVLFILLIIVGASFY
- a CDS encoding YtxH domain-containing protein, whose product is MKGRSFIIGFLIGGVSAGLSTLLLTPKSGMETRHSLKESKDMVLSQLYELKNNLLELNQGIKTASTEGSETIRTFLSDIKETVSNWNQEIKPHQLELQKELAEIERSIQELESELSKK
- a CDS encoding YjcZ family sporulation protein, encoding MGQSYGYGGGFALIVVLFILLIIVGAAWL
- a CDS encoding DUF1878 family protein, producing the protein MDLAALLERIKRLEYHQSLLLEMNQSTKHALYRFIIERGIGEKEAQKLFELCDELSMELEEQKAEGFVHFHPLFTKFTMKLHTGGLPAEDVIAACITQGLYLPLMTELKKYL
- a CDS encoding HTH-type transcriptional regulator Hpr, with the protein product MEEKEYTVKEALLFSQRIGQLSKALWKSIEKDWQQWIKPYDLNINEHHILWIAYHLNGASISDVAKFGVMHVSTAFNFSKKLEERGFLQFSKKENDKRNTYIQLTEKGENIFLEIMEAYDPAQNAAYSASLPLKDIYGKFPEMLEVMAIVRNIYGDDFMEIFEKSFNNIDKEFVEDEGKLQKKVPQKTELI
- a CDS encoding peptidylprolyl isomerase → MKKWILPLTLAAGILTLTACNGGDSASIAETKAGDITKDEFYEAMKDRQGEMVLQQLLYTKVLSDKYKVTDKDLDAKVNEYKEQLGDTFFLQYGFQDEAEFKKDENVKLEVLIEKAVLKDIKEADLKKYYEENYKPEIKARHILVEDEEKAKEVKTKLDEGGDFAELAKEYSTDGSAEQGGDLGWFGPGKMVAEFEEAAYALDINEISEPVQSQFGFHIIQVTEKKEAESFDKVKDEMEAKYKATKMTQENIMDTINKEMKEADVKINDKDLKGILGEDTAKEEKK
- a CDS encoding sporulation YhaL family protein; amino-acid sequence: MDIPIWIYFVVAGIIISAYMVVRTGREERMIENEIIEREGEIYMERLEKEREEKQQKTHNSTS
- a CDS encoding DUF3267 domain-containing protein → MNCWKEINLTKQYGTQRVCILSIITMLFTFILLYVPANYLFVPSTLEDNYFLFLIAALWLMYPIHKIIHFFSLVHLKNKIKKTFKIKYLVMPVIQIQIIEPISKWQYILTLILPFILINGFLFTACWIFNNYVHYFTILLAFHIGLCVSDFIYIKNVLKAPNRAYIEENENGFEILVNHPNLNNHNETFLH